From Vibrio crassostreae, one genomic window encodes:
- a CDS encoding DUF11 domain-containing protein, which produces MDLSVDSSSYDNDQKVVYTLVLANESDKTIAELDVKDELLDILTTDDEGNEVNAFTQASIQAQSTFLSSPGTYNRFGNLEATEVRIAAGGSVTYTMTATVSSDAAGTIDNVASASTGPLDSVASNTESIQRGLYEHDVVVSVDKTNYQLKNELTYSIKVSNTGDTVIQMLDVQDVISDIKTLDIDGVLQQAFTNNVNSAKVEGGESDAGTFSSSGDLSVTDASIDIGGSITYTIRTTVADKIVGEIVNDNITAETRDALVTGDTITTPPTAPNVTLKHTLNQTENYLVDDEFSYTVTVTNQENSGIAYHYSVQQLLADLETDLGNDVSNDKNATDTKGNPYESWTNKVITIGPNSTSELADSGVESNHSLDDVVSIYPGEEILYSVEVDVSPVSIGEIPKVIARIVDAEGTADSADVVTNPLDTQELLNSSSSQITRNKNTTDTTYVPGISGENEVVYDIVISNKDTDFFANDVEVIDKFACIVTEQADGSTASAFSEWKLEVDESSGAGSNYGSFNYGAWTTNDINLKVDLAPEGFVHYKLTAKVADTSVGQIVDDGTDAGLCLGDNLGEAGSGVQMPNSKLKVQKEVDSRYYSAGGTLNYEITVENNGDGYAIDVPVYDDIASIMTKSITDEPTKAYLSWVVTAKSYASDGAISTNSDPGFSDEISGNQSNKNILDVKAKLAPHDKIIYSIAAVVNPIADDEIRNDVTVDSVLYSDRGSYPRDYYLVLDKRVDGNNEQNAYTDTTKEVTYTISVTNPEGNGFASNINIKDEISTIEAELLHEPGETKPVFKSWTIMADRDAASPWVKAVTDPGEFSDNTDLNVTAQIPPGATITYTIVGTLDRDVDSEILWGTFTNTATVTGPETNLSDTVRTYPSEPNLVVAKTAQNTDFVVGERSTFDIYIYNRGVGYANDATVKDSISALNFFDSWTVVGSTNTDKPGSRYGDIADNTDIDTDVDITPGGWVHYEVTGVVKSDYEEDQVSNRVDVYDPITDRDHSSSAQIDNSNSAYDINVSLSKTTDVVRYTPGEDLTYTIVIGNNGDTNETDLIFMDRLSEIITTLANDKDGQVEDLLDQNPFEYWSVDTGSGFGPNTTDDVEIPISIDAKDFVTVRIKAHVKDNAVSNGVADRDGGIIRNEAVLIHDDDAGCTEDCEFAKRAVAENHQVHNNGTVVRTTNINRYSPGDELTYTIKYNSQDGHGYRNNVDVNELINDISVELQDGTTGNPFFDDSVGENKFTVAVAKSDPANAGTTDGTKDGEVVDDTNIVTSIDIDAGEDVTYTVTGTVRPDAVGDIHYRDTVVIPDDYHLDFDKTTDEVVYEPAQTVTYHLVIENDGKGNAHNIPIVDNLKDITVDLVDGTTGPAYSTWTITSIATGTDSEYVDAGAGAGNVYTSTDSNLNEEADIPMGAKLEYQVVATINDKANGDIINVLTVDGDTISHDISQTVRQIDYEKNILDYYDTDGNKIPGATSYMPGGYIEYEIYIENIATAHVDDISLRDDIDQITTQYYDGTRGPAFDSWTIETSADSSGISDPDVDNSIKDNQPIDTHFDISADNFGRAVSSPFVRYVIKAKISPKAVGSFTNRAYIDEDDGNQFIAVSPPTSMSEPEITFSKKAFYDAGFSSAKTEYSQAAGESEVYYRVQIKNTGNGIEYGSHLEDTISAIQTRIAEDASTSGTDPVGQPFLSGWEVQLEKTAAVGSITDAVDFVSGNEVNIDNDIVIAPQESLTFTIHAEIREDALGEILNKASYDGSIRSANLTPLGNNISVEKRVVSINGNPFNDGDTYLPGDEVEYEFVVTNPENGWADDIQIKDTVKAIQVEVIGGTMESAFVSGDITHEVSNGIDANVDTYVPSYNSNNNLNIETDIAAGEILTFNLTGVIRDDALGTIEANRVTAENESATSETIPPQAAELDYFKTLIYTDGESAGCSVPSNDGSTCTYAPRGDVEYQVTLDNTGDSIANDVRVIDAIHTIKTEDGDDAFSDWATAIAVEPVGTYDVQGNYNGSVPLNATVDLRPGERIVFDVKGTVSTSATGTITNTAQVNGDDTNDIVLDPGRSNILIDKWTDTPTYVPGGTVNYYIDITNDDVDSGLFSIRDIISGFEVETVDGSMQTALTEWSVDYDVLYNSAPSDPNANDFSELDKLVGQSSPDIDLPAESVKMAGRDDAGTGGGDKYTVVRIHVEGKVRDDAIGRFTNTAYLRHGLDDSKIARLREGYITPKQGQLVLTKEATPIAEPDAKYQPGQPISYKITVANTGEGYLVDQVLTERIDTIMTEVANSPDQEQALTGNWIISDEQIDGSGDPTLNARKDVSNTNQGYSATYSIHPGDSYSFVVTNTVNDKAKGEITNVVKVASDDGEYTADATYIPEDAQVEITKDVDKAEYLPGETLQYTVTVKNNGLGWAEDVVIEDALKSVETTIAGGETKQAFDPASIQISAVSTTGETPVPDATSGEDLNETLDIAPEDSIVFTIQVTTNALATGDITNMASATFDGTTFDDSATSTPVLATVSIDKTVDTPSYEVTKLVNYEVTVTNSSDAFASDVQLQDIISDIDVDTTADKKESAFLMWEVSFEASDDRTVVTPKTFVLSEDIDVNMDVAPQSTVTFHVKALIRTTAIGDISNTATITYNGTPQDSTVVMTPKDSEFIATKTNVQTEYEPGGELEFLITIENTSNNYISDLSVVDDMSTIEVGYYDGTTGPAFVAGTTSLVVDSTTVGTTTEQISPIEYSVDIAPRGTVVFRSKGTVVDTATGRIINTAQVDGGDVVSPPVNTVAAVVQAELYTDAPYYVPGDQVEYHLVVQNIGRGIAKDVALYTQFSESMGDYIDGSRSNAFDDWTLTASSEGAETQPGTFDNDKDLFTLVDIAPGGKIDYTFTLTVNEDMLTNIDVLGYYLDLTGSPTMRARSKGMLASETSMQAVADQVSALDLPPVGADLVVEKRSDKPEYTEDDDSVTYYLAVTNNGLGNAANVRLTDEISELQNSVGNKVFTDWTIEGVEVDDTGAVIQRHSFPLNKDLDTTVNLKSQKRNAFAFEVVGTLGKGLDDDITNTFTATESDGTETSDSVTTHIKKIPDNSGELELTKSALQDTAQVGDAVEYEIIVENNNESYFKNVTVEDRYPGGLKYIVDTSEIVLSGIDGEFGTEDDQVLSQEPSDTGKLMFTSLNFDPGEKLRIRYLLRVSVAATFGDYINTAVAKVDGSAVSNEDTAKVTVEPDKVFDTSSIIGKVFEDHNKDGFQADATAFDVELTANLATQGYIADSTHIIRDGQDVAVEDGAITTGLEQGLELGDLWGHSVNRTLPETSKVVIQFKTRTQQSFDFFVTTDAGSRIEFDAQGQIQFKHESDKKKGLSAENLNVTRNLYRDGEDYLWEIVIENKGIYEDGIPGVKLMTVEGIVIYTDQYGRYHVPDQWVLNKKGKNFLVKLDTDSLSTSMEVVSENPKVLRITPNKLTKFNFSVHRKDQESEQK; this is translated from the coding sequence ATGGACCTGTCTGTTGATAGTTCGTCTTACGACAATGACCAAAAGGTGGTTTATACGCTTGTTTTAGCGAATGAGTCGGATAAAACCATCGCTGAGTTGGACGTTAAAGATGAGCTGTTAGATATCTTAACGACAGATGATGAAGGGAATGAGGTTAACGCCTTTACTCAAGCGTCAATCCAAGCACAGTCGACGTTTCTTTCATCACCAGGGACTTACAACCGTTTTGGCAATTTAGAGGCGACTGAAGTCCGTATCGCGGCGGGCGGTTCGGTGACCTACACGATGACTGCGACGGTTTCTAGTGATGCTGCGGGTACGATTGATAACGTCGCAAGTGCGAGTACTGGGCCTCTCGATTCTGTGGCATCAAATACAGAATCCATTCAACGAGGTTTGTACGAACACGATGTTGTGGTGTCAGTAGACAAGACAAATTACCAACTGAAGAATGAGCTTACATACTCAATCAAGGTGTCGAATACTGGCGATACGGTGATTCAAATGCTTGATGTTCAAGATGTTATTTCAGATATCAAGACACTCGACATTGATGGCGTTCTTCAACAGGCCTTCACTAACAATGTGAACTCTGCCAAGGTTGAAGGTGGCGAAAGTGATGCCGGTACTTTTAGCTCTTCGGGGGATTTGTCAGTCACTGATGCGTCGATAGATATTGGCGGATCTATCACCTACACAATTCGAACGACCGTTGCCGACAAAATCGTCGGCGAAATTGTTAACGACAACATAACGGCAGAAACACGAGATGCGCTGGTAACGGGTGACACAATCACAACGCCACCCACAGCACCTAATGTCACTCTTAAACATACCTTGAACCAAACAGAGAACTATCTTGTTGACGATGAGTTCTCTTACACGGTTACGGTAACCAACCAAGAAAACTCTGGTATTGCGTATCACTATTCTGTTCAGCAGCTACTTGCCGATTTAGAGACCGACTTAGGTAACGATGTCAGCAACGATAAAAATGCTACCGATACCAAGGGTAATCCTTACGAATCTTGGACCAATAAAGTTATTACTATTGGGCCTAACAGTACCTCTGAACTGGCTGATAGCGGCGTAGAATCTAACCATTCACTGGATGATGTAGTCTCTATTTACCCGGGTGAGGAGATCCTTTACTCGGTTGAAGTCGATGTAAGCCCTGTTTCAATTGGCGAAATACCTAAAGTTATCGCGCGTATAGTGGATGCTGAAGGCACGGCAGATTCTGCTGATGTAGTGACTAACCCTCTAGATACGCAAGAACTTCTGAATTCCTCATCAAGCCAAATTACCCGTAACAAGAACACAACGGATACCACTTATGTGCCTGGAATATCGGGTGAAAATGAAGTGGTCTACGACATTGTTATCTCCAACAAAGACACTGACTTTTTCGCTAACGATGTTGAAGTGATCGACAAGTTCGCTTGTATCGTGACAGAGCAAGCCGATGGTAGCACTGCTTCCGCGTTTTCTGAGTGGAAGTTGGAAGTAGATGAAAGCAGCGGGGCAGGTTCTAACTATGGTTCATTTAATTATGGGGCTTGGACTACGAACGACATCAACCTGAAAGTCGATCTAGCACCTGAGGGCTTTGTTCACTACAAGCTAACAGCCAAAGTAGCAGACACCAGTGTGGGTCAAATTGTTGATGATGGTACCGATGCCGGTTTGTGTTTGGGAGATAACCTGGGTGAGGCGGGTTCTGGCGTGCAAATGCCAAATTCCAAGTTGAAAGTACAGAAGGAAGTGGACTCTCGCTACTACTCTGCAGGTGGCACGCTCAATTATGAAATCACGGTAGAAAACAACGGTGATGGCTACGCGATCGATGTACCAGTATACGATGACATTGCATCAATCATGACCAAATCAATCACGGATGAGCCAACCAAAGCGTACTTGAGCTGGGTTGTTACGGCGAAATCTTATGCCTCTGACGGGGCTATTTCAACGAACAGCGACCCTGGCTTTAGCGATGAAATTTCAGGTAATCAGAGTAATAAGAACATCTTAGATGTGAAGGCGAAGCTAGCCCCGCATGACAAAATCATCTATAGCATTGCTGCGGTGGTAAACCCGATTGCTGATGATGAGATTCGAAATGATGTGACGGTAGATAGCGTGCTTTATTCCGACAGAGGTTCATACCCGAGGGACTACTACCTCGTCTTGGATAAGCGTGTCGATGGCAACAATGAGCAAAATGCTTATACCGATACGACCAAGGAAGTCACTTATACAATCAGTGTTACCAACCCAGAAGGGAATGGTTTCGCGTCTAATATCAATATTAAAGATGAAATCAGCACGATAGAGGCTGAGTTACTGCATGAGCCGGGTGAAACTAAGCCTGTGTTTAAATCTTGGACGATCATGGCTGACAGAGATGCGGCTTCTCCTTGGGTAAAAGCGGTCACCGATCCTGGAGAATTTTCAGATAACACCGACCTGAATGTCACGGCACAAATCCCACCGGGTGCAACCATTACCTATACCATTGTTGGCACACTCGATCGTGACGTAGACAGTGAAATTCTCTGGGGCACGTTCACCAACACGGCAACAGTGACAGGCCCAGAAACCAACCTATCAGATACCGTTCGCACCTATCCTAGCGAACCAAACCTCGTGGTTGCTAAGACCGCTCAAAATACCGACTTTGTGGTCGGTGAGCGCTCTACCTTCGATATCTATATTTATAACCGAGGTGTTGGCTACGCGAATGACGCAACGGTAAAAGACAGCATTTCAGCACTTAACTTCTTTGATAGCTGGACTGTTGTCGGTTCAACCAACACGGATAAACCGGGCTCTCGCTACGGTGATATCGCAGACAATACAGACATCGATACTGATGTGGATATCACCCCAGGAGGCTGGGTACATTACGAGGTGACAGGTGTTGTTAAGTCTGACTATGAAGAAGATCAAGTTTCTAACCGCGTTGATGTTTATGACCCAATCACAGACCGTGACCACAGCTCTTCTGCGCAGATAGATAACTCGAACAGTGCTTACGACATCAATGTGTCTTTGTCTAAAACAACCGATGTGGTTCGTTATACGCCGGGTGAAGATCTCACTTACACCATCGTCATTGGTAACAACGGTGATACCAATGAAACTGATCTTATCTTCATGGATCGATTGAGTGAGATCATCACCACGCTTGCCAATGATAAAGATGGTCAAGTAGAAGATCTTCTTGACCAAAATCCATTTGAATACTGGTCGGTTGATACTGGTTCGGGTTTCGGCCCGAATACCACTGATGATGTAGAGATCCCAATCTCAATTGACGCTAAAGATTTCGTGACTGTACGCATTAAAGCGCACGTAAAGGACAATGCTGTATCGAATGGTGTCGCAGATCGAGACGGCGGTATCATCCGCAACGAAGCGGTGTTGATTCATGATGACGATGCAGGTTGTACCGAAGATTGTGAATTCGCAAAACGTGCCGTGGCAGAAAACCATCAAGTTCACAACAACGGTACAGTGGTTCGCACAACCAACATCAACCGTTACTCTCCGGGTGATGAACTGACTTACACCATCAAATACAACTCTCAAGATGGACACGGCTATCGCAACAACGTTGACGTTAATGAACTGATCAATGATATCTCTGTTGAGTTACAAGACGGCACAACAGGCAATCCATTTTTCGATGATTCAGTAGGCGAAAACAAATTTACGGTTGCGGTGGCTAAGAGTGACCCAGCAAACGCAGGCACAACCGATGGTACAAAAGACGGTGAGGTTGTGGATGACACCAATATCGTGACCTCTATTGATATCGATGCTGGCGAAGACGTAACTTACACGGTAACCGGTACTGTTAGGCCTGACGCTGTCGGTGATATTCACTATCGAGATACCGTGGTCATCCCTGATGATTACCACTTAGATTTTGATAAAACCACCGATGAAGTGGTGTATGAGCCTGCTCAGACGGTAACTTATCACTTGGTGATTGAGAATGACGGTAAAGGTAATGCTCATAACATTCCTATTGTTGATAACCTCAAAGATATTACCGTTGATCTCGTAGACGGCACGACTGGACCTGCGTATTCAACGTGGACTATTACCTCTATCGCAACGGGCACTGATTCTGAGTATGTCGATGCAGGCGCGGGCGCGGGCAACGTTTATACATCAACAGACAGCAACCTTAACGAAGAAGCCGATATTCCGATGGGCGCCAAGCTTGAATACCAAGTGGTTGCAACCATCAACGATAAAGCCAATGGCGATATTATCAATGTGCTGACTGTCGATGGAGATACTATCTCTCACGATATATCGCAAACCGTTCGTCAAATTGATTACGAAAAAAATATTCTGGACTACTACGATACCGATGGGAACAAGATTCCGGGAGCAACGAGCTACATGCCCGGTGGCTACATCGAGTATGAAATCTATATCGAAAATATCGCAACAGCGCACGTTGATGATATTAGCCTTCGTGATGATATCGACCAGATAACGACTCAATACTACGACGGAACTCGCGGTCCGGCGTTTGATAGCTGGACCATTGAAACGTCTGCAGACAGTTCAGGGATCTCTGATCCTGATGTCGATAACTCGATCAAAGACAATCAACCGATTGATACGCACTTTGATATATCGGCAGACAACTTTGGCCGTGCAGTATCGTCACCGTTTGTGCGTTACGTCATCAAGGCCAAAATCAGTCCGAAAGCAGTGGGTTCATTCACTAACCGAGCGTATATCGATGAAGATGATGGCAACCAGTTCATTGCTGTTTCTCCACCAACGTCGATGTCAGAACCAGAGATAACATTCTCGAAAAAGGCGTTCTATGATGCAGGCTTCTCTTCGGCAAAGACAGAGTATTCTCAAGCCGCTGGTGAGAGTGAGGTTTATTACCGCGTTCAAATTAAGAACACTGGCAACGGCATTGAATATGGCTCTCATCTCGAAGATACCATTTCAGCAATTCAGACTCGCATTGCAGAAGATGCCTCGACGTCTGGCACTGACCCTGTTGGGCAACCATTTTTGTCTGGTTGGGAAGTGCAGCTAGAAAAAACGGCAGCGGTAGGTTCGATTACGGACGCGGTTGACTTTGTTTCTGGTAACGAGGTCAATATTGATAACGACATTGTTATTGCGCCTCAAGAAAGCCTAACGTTCACAATCCATGCTGAAATTCGTGAGGATGCATTGGGTGAGATCCTCAATAAAGCAAGTTATGACGGCAGTATACGCAGTGCGAACCTGACACCGCTTGGCAATAATATCAGCGTTGAAAAACGCGTGGTGTCGATTAACGGCAACCCGTTCAATGATGGGGATACCTATTTGCCGGGTGACGAAGTTGAGTATGAATTCGTAGTCACTAACCCTGAAAACGGTTGGGCGGATGATATTCAAATCAAAGACACGGTAAAGGCTATTCAAGTTGAGGTTATTGGTGGAACAATGGAATCAGCTTTTGTTTCGGGCGATATCACTCATGAAGTTAGCAATGGTATTGATGCCAACGTCGATACCTATGTTCCGAGCTATAACTCAAACAACAACCTGAATATCGAAACCGATATTGCCGCAGGTGAAATACTGACGTTTAACTTAACGGGTGTTATCCGTGATGACGCTTTGGGAACTATCGAAGCCAACCGAGTGACGGCAGAAAATGAATCTGCAACATCAGAAACGATTCCGCCACAAGCGGCTGAACTCGACTACTTCAAAACCTTGATTTACACCGATGGCGAATCTGCGGGCTGTTCAGTTCCTTCAAATGATGGCAGCACCTGTACCTACGCACCACGTGGTGATGTTGAATATCAAGTGACGTTAGATAACACGGGCGATAGCATTGCCAATGATGTGCGTGTTATCGATGCCATCCATACCATCAAAACCGAAGACGGCGATGATGCGTTCTCTGACTGGGCAACAGCGATTGCGGTTGAACCGGTTGGAACTTATGACGTGCAAGGTAACTACAATGGCAGTGTGCCGTTGAATGCGACTGTCGATCTTCGTCCTGGTGAACGTATCGTGTTCGATGTCAAAGGCACAGTTTCAACATCGGCAACTGGCACCATTACCAATACGGCACAAGTAAACGGTGACGACACCAACGACATCGTACTTGATCCTGGTCGCTCTAATATCCTAATCGACAAGTGGACAGATACACCTACATACGTACCCGGTGGAACGGTGAATTACTACATCGACATCACCAATGACGATGTGGATTCTGGTTTGTTCTCAATCCGCGACATCATCAGTGGCTTCGAAGTCGAAACGGTCGACGGTTCAATGCAAACCGCACTGACGGAGTGGAGCGTCGATTACGATGTTTTATACAACTCTGCACCATCTGATCCTAACGCGAATGATTTCTCAGAGTTAGACAAGCTCGTTGGGCAAAGCAGCCCAGACATCGATTTACCTGCTGAGTCAGTCAAGATGGCAGGGCGTGATGATGCGGGCACTGGCGGTGGTGACAAGTACACGGTTGTTCGAATCCATGTTGAAGGCAAGGTCCGTGATGACGCAATTGGTCGCTTTACTAATACCGCATACCTACGACATGGCTTAGACGATTCGAAAATAGCTCGCTTAAGAGAGGGCTACATCACGCCTAAACAGGGACAGTTGGTATTAACCAAAGAAGCCACCCCGATTGCCGAGCCTGATGCTAAGTACCAACCGGGTCAACCTATCTCCTACAAGATCACCGTGGCTAACACAGGTGAAGGTTACCTTGTGGATCAAGTCCTGACGGAGCGTATCGATACCATCATGACAGAAGTGGCGAACAGCCCAGATCAAGAACAAGCACTTACTGGCAACTGGATCATCAGTGATGAACAGATTGATGGTAGTGGTGACCCAACACTGAATGCTCGCAAAGATGTGTCCAATACCAATCAAGGTTACAGCGCCACTTACAGCATTCACCCCGGCGATAGCTATTCGTTTGTTGTCACCAATACCGTGAATGACAAAGCCAAAGGCGAGATCACTAACGTTGTTAAAGTGGCTAGCGATGATGGTGAATACACCGCAGACGCGACCTACATTCCAGAAGACGCACAAGTTGAGATCACAAAAGACGTTGATAAAGCGGAATACCTTCCGGGAGAAACACTTCAGTACACCGTGACCGTTAAAAATAACGGTTTAGGTTGGGCTGAAGACGTTGTGATTGAAGATGCGTTGAAGTCGGTAGAAACCACGATTGCTGGTGGTGAAACGAAGCAAGCCTTTGATCCAGCTTCAATTCAAATCTCGGCCGTTTCGACAACGGGTGAAACGCCAGTACCAGATGCAACCAGTGGCGAAGACCTCAACGAGACGCTCGATATCGCACCGGAAGACAGCATTGTGTTCACGATTCAAGTCACGACGAATGCGCTTGCGACCGGTGATATCACCAACATGGCATCAGCAACGTTTGACGGCACGACCTTTGATGATTCGGCAACCAGCACACCTGTGTTGGCGACGGTTTCTATCGATAAGACAGTCGACACACCATCTTATGAAGTGACCAAACTGGTTAACTACGAGGTAACGGTAACCAATAGTTCTGATGCGTTTGCCTCTGACGTTCAACTGCAAGACATCATCAGTGATATTGACGTGGATACTACTGCAGATAAAAAAGAGTCGGCATTCCTGATGTGGGAAGTGAGTTTTGAAGCTTCAGATGACCGTACTGTAGTGACTCCGAAGACTTTTGTTTTGAGTGAAGATATCGACGTCAATATGGATGTTGCGCCACAAAGTACGGTGACTTTCCATGTTAAGGCGTTGATTCGTACTACGGCGATTGGCGATATCAGTAACACGGCAACCATCACTTACAACGGTACACCACAAGATTCAACGGTAGTCATGACACCGAAGGACTCTGAGTTTATTGCGACGAAAACTAACGTACAAACTGAGTATGAGCCGGGTGGTGAGCTGGAGTTCTTGATCACTATTGAAAACACCTCTAACAACTACATCAGCGATTTAAGTGTTGTTGATGACATGAGCACGATAGAGGTGGGCTATTACGATGGCACCACTGGGCCTGCCTTTGTTGCCGGAACCACTTCTCTGGTTGTTGACTCAACCACGGTAGGAACGACGACCGAGCAAATTAGCCCGATTGAATACAGTGTGGATATTGCACCGCGTGGTACGGTTGTGTTCCGCTCAAAAGGCACAGTAGTCGATACCGCGACTGGACGTATCATCAATACAGCGCAAGTCGACGGCGGCGATGTGGTTAGCCCTCCAGTTAACACTGTGGCGGCGGTTGTTCAAGCAGAGCTCTATACAGACGCGCCTTATTACGTACCGGGTGACCAAGTTGAGTATCACTTAGTGGTACAAAACATTGGTCGTGGCATCGCTAAAGATGTCGCGCTTTACACCCAGTTCTCTGAGTCAATGGGCGACTACATCGACGGTTCTCGCAGCAATGCTTTTGATGATTGGACGCTAACAGCCTCATCGGAAGGGGCTGAAACACAGCCGGGTACGTTTGATAACGATAAAGACCTCTTCACCTTGGTCGACATCGCGCCGGGCGGCAAGATTGATTACACCTTCACATTGACCGTCAACGAAGACATGTTGACCAACATCGATGTACTTGGCTACTACCTTGATTTAACGGGTAGTCCAACGATGCGTGCTCGTTCTAAAGGCATGTTGGCGTCTGAAACGTCGATGCAGGCAGTCGCCGATCAAGTATCAGCTTTGGATTTACCGCCAGTGGGTGCAGATCTGGTTGTCGAAAAGCGTTCGGACAAACCTGAATACACTGAAGACGACGACAGTGTCACTTATTACTTAGCTGTGACCAACAATGGTCTAGGTAATGCAGCGAACGTGCGACTCACTGATGAGATCAGCGAACTGCAAAATAGCGTTGGTAATAAAGTGTTTACTGATTGGACGATTGAAGGTGTTGAAGTTGATGACACGGGCGCAGTAATTCAGCGTCATAGCTTCCCGTTGAATAAAGACCTAGACACCACCGTTAATCTGAAATCTCAAAAACGAAATGCGTTCGCGTTTGAAGTGGTGGGTACATTAGGCAAAGGTTTGGATGACGACATCACCAATACCTTTACGGCGACCGAATCTGACGGTACCGAAACCAGCGACAGCGTAACCACTCACATCAAGAAGATTCCTGATAACTCTGGGGAATTGGAGCTGACCAAGTCGGCGCTGCAAGACACCGCGCAAGTCGGCGATGCGGTCGAATACGAGATCATCGTTGAGAACAACAATGAATCTTACTTTAAGAACGTGACGGTAGAAGACCGTTACCCAGGCGGCTTGAAATACATCGTAGACACCTCGGAAATCGTGTTGAGCGGTATTGATGGTGAGTTTGGTACGGAAGACGATCAGGTTCTTTCTCAAGAGCCATCAGACACAGGCAAGCTTATGTTTACTTCGTTGAACTTTGACCCGGGCGAGAAGCTGCGTATCCGCTATCTATTGCGTGTCTCGGTAGCTGCCACCTTTGGTGACTACATCAACACCGCAGTCGCGAAAGTGGATGGTTCAGCGGTTTCCAATGAAGACACCGCCAAAGTAACCGTAGAACCGGACAAGGTGTTCGATACCTCATCGATCATCGGCAAAGTCTTTGAAGATCACAACAAAGATGGATTCCAAGCAGACGCAACCGCTTTTGATGTTGAGTTAACGGCGAACCTAGCAACGCAAGGCTACATCGCTGATTCGACACACATCATCCGTGATGGACAAGATGTTGCTGTCGAAGATGGTGCAATAACCACTGGGCTTGAGCAAGGTTTGGAGCTTGGCGATCTTTGGGGTCACTCAGTGAACCGAACACTGCCAGAAACCAGCAAAGTGGTGATTCAATTTAAAACTCGCACACAGCAGAGCTTTGATTTCTTTGTCACGACCGATGCGGGCTCTCGTATCGAGTTTGATGCACAAGGTCAGATTCAGTTTAAGCATGAATCCGATAAGAAGAAGGGACTGAGCGCGGAAAACCTCAACGTAACCAGAAACCTATATCGCGATGGCGAGGATTACCTATGGGAAATCGTTATCGAGAACAAAGGTATTTACGAAGATGGTATTCCGGGCGTTAAGTTAATGACGGTTGAGGGAATCGTTATTTACACAGACCAGTACGGTCGTTACCACGTGCCCGACCAATGGGTACTCAATAAGAAAGGTAAGAACTTCCTCGTGAAGTTGGACACTGATTCGCTATCCACCTCTATGGAAGTGGTGAGTGAAAACCCGAAAGTGTTGCGAATTACCCCGAACAAGCTCACCAAGTTCAACTTTAGTGTTCATCGCAAAGACCAAGAAAGTGAACAGAAGTAA